The window CGTCAATCCGCAGTCCACGCTGCTGCTCGGCCAGGCGCGCGGCGCGTGCATCACGGCGCTGGTGTCGAACAACCTGCCGGTCTCCGAATACACCGCGCTGCAGATGAAGAAGGCCATCGTCGGCCACGGCCGGGCCGACAAGTCGCAGGTGCAGGAGATGGTGAAGCGGCTGCTGAAGCTGCCGGTGCTGCCCGGCAAGGACGCGGCGGATGCCCTGGGCATGGCCATCACCCACGCCCATGTGGGCCATGCCATGGCCCGGCTTGCCGCAGCCACCCCGCTGGCGCGCAAGACCAGCGGCATGTACCGCGACGGGCGCACGCACTAGCGCTCGCGACTGCTCAGCCGGGAGACAACCGCAGCGGCGCAGCGTGGCCGAGGCCGGGGGCCTCCGCCACGCTGCGCGTACCTTGAGGATTCAGCTTGAACAGCCTCACGGCACGCGACAGTTGCACGGCCTGATCGGCCAATGAGGCCGATGCCGCGGCCGACTGCTCCACCAGCGCGGCGTTCTGCTGCGTCATCTGGTCGAGCTGCTGGATCGAACCGCTGATCTCGCCGATGCCCCGGCCCTGCTCGGCGGCGGAGGCGGCGAGCTCGCCCATGATGCCGGTCACCTGGCGCACGCTTTTCACGATTTCGTCCATGGTCTGGCCCGCATCGCCGACCAGCCGCGCGCCGCCCTGCACCCGCTCCACCGAGGCGCCGATCAGGTCGCGGATCTCCTTGGCCGCCTGGGCCGAGCGCTGGGCCAGGCCGCGCACCTCGCTGGCCACCACGGCGAAGCCGCGGCCCTGTTCGCCTGCACGGGCCGCTTCCACCGCCGCGTTGAGCGCCAGGATGTTGGTCTGGAAGGCGATGCCGTCGATCACACCGATGATGTCGGCGATCTTCCTGGAACTGGTGTTGATCTCGTCCATGGTGCGCACCACCTGCGAGACCACGTTGCCGCCGCGCTCGGCCACCTCGGCCGCCGTCGAGGCAAAAGTGTTCGCCTGGCGCGAGGCGCTGCCGCTCTTCTCGGCGCCGTCCATGAGTTCCGCCATCGACGACGCGGCCTGCTGCAGGTTGTTGGCCGTCTGTTCGGTGCGCTCGCTCAGGTCCTGGTTGCCGCTGGCGATCTCGCTGCTGGCCAGCGAGATGCTTTCCCCGGCGCTCTGCACTTCGCGCACCAGCCCGCGCAGCGACTCCTGCATGCGCGCCATGGCCTGCACGAGCTGGCCGACTTCGTCCTGGGCGCTGGTGTCCACGTCCACCGAGAGGTCGCCCTGGGCGATGCGGTCGGCCAGCGCGCTGGCCCGCGCCAGCGAACGCGAGATGGCGCGCACGCTGAACAGGGTCAGCGGGATCAGCACGGCCAGCGAAAGCGCCAGGATGGCCGCAAGCCAGCCGGCCAGCATCGCCGTGCGCTCCTCCAGGCCTTGCTGCGCCGCCTGCATCTGGCTGCGCGAAGCCGCCACCAGTTCGGAGAGCAGCTTGTCGGCGTTTTCCATGTGGGCTTTCACCCGGTCGGCGTAGGCGCCGGCCACCGCCCCGTCGATCTGCGCCCGCTCGATCTGCTCGAGCACCGGGGCGATGCCGTCCTCGTACTGCTTGAGCAGCGCGGTCACGCCATCGATGCCTTTCACGAAGCCTGCGTCCGACGCCTGCCGCTTGCGCAGGGTGGCCATGCCGGTGCGCAGCGCCGCCAGCGACTTGCCCCAGCTTTCGCGCAGGGCCGCCACCTCGACGGCGTTGTTGCCGCTGATGATGACGTCCTTCTCCAGGCGCCGCACCTGACCCAGCGTGGTGCGCAGATCACCCACATCGGTGAGTGCGGGCACTTTCTGGGTCAGCAGTTCCGTCATGGTGCCGCGCGTGCTGTCGAGCGCGACATAACCCATGGCGCCGATCAGCACCAGCGCCAGCAGAGAAAACACCATGCTGAAGTACAGCCGGGCCCGGATGGATAAACGGTTGAAGAGTGGCACTGATTTTTCCAGATGAAGTAACAATTTGAAGCCAAAGCAACTTTAATTCCCGACGCACTTGCTTTTCGGCACAAATCGCCACTTCCGTACTGAAATTTCCAAACTGCCCCAGGCTGCCCTGGCCAAGCCATCGCACAGCCGGCTGAACTCAGGCCAGTACCGAGGCCGGCATTCTCGATTCGGCATACACGCAGCCGAAGCGGTTGTGCAGGAAGGCGTCGAGGGTCATCTGCTCCTGGCCGACAAAACCGGCGGTCGGCAAAACCTCCTGCGCCACCAGATCGATCGCGCAGCAGATGCCGGCGGCGGTGGTGAGCTGGATCGCGCTCAGCGTCTGCCCGTCGAGCGGCTGGCCGACGATGCGCGCCGAATACGACTCCTGGATCAACCGCTGGCCACGGTAGCCCGAGGCGGTGGCGAAGACCACGATCACGTCCTGCTCGGTGGCCGGAATCGCGGCCTCGAAGATGTCCTTCAGCAGGTCGCGCCGGTCACGCAGGCGCAGGTCGTTGAGCAACAGCTTCATGATGGCGCAATGGCCCGGGTAACGCACCGACTTGTAGTCCACGTTGCGGGCGCGGCCGCGCAGGGTTTCGGTCAGCGTGCCGAGCCCACCCGAGGTGTTGAAGGCTTCGTATTCCACGCCGTCGAGCGCAAAGGTCTCGAGTCCTTCCAGCGCCGGGACCTGCACCGGCATGCCATCGACCAGCGCCTCGCAGGGGTTGCAGTACTCGTTGATCAGGCCTTCGGTGCTCCAGGTGAGGTTGTAGCGCAGCGTGTTCAGCGGATAGCGCGGCAACGCACCGACGCGCATGCGCAGGTCGAGCACGCGGTCGAAACGTCCCGCCAGGTCGTTGCCGACCACGCCGATGAAGCCCGGCGCCAGCCCGCATTGCGGCATCAGCACGCTGCGCGCACCCTTGGCCAGGCCGCGGATCGCTTGCGTGCTTTGCACATCCTCGGTGAGGTCGAAGTAGTGCACGCCTTCCGCCGCGCAGACGGCCGCCACGGCCACGGCGCGGTGGAACGGCAAGGCATTGAGCACCGCGAAACGGCCCGTCACGGCCTGGCGCAACGAAGCGTCGTCGTCGCCGTTCTCGATCAGCGCCACCTCGAAGCCGAGCGCCTGCAGGCGCCGCAGGCTGCCCGCGTCCTGGTCGGCGACACACACCTCGTAGGCGCCCGAACGCCGCAGCAACAGCGCAATCGCGAAACCGATCTTGCCCGCACCGAGGACGGTGACCGTGCGACGGAAAGTAGTGGAGGTGTTCATGGTCGGCCCTTGACGTGTTGCGATGGCCCATCGTAGGCAACAGGGGCGTCGATGCGTAGCGCACATAGCGTCAAAAAGTCGTATAGTTTTTGACAGAACGACTTAATTACTAATCAAAACGACTTCACGCCATGGCTACGCTGGACGATACCGACCGCCGCCTGCTCAGCCTGCTGCAGGCCAACGCGCGCGAGCCCGTGGCCGAGCTTGCACGCAAACTCAAGCTGGCGCGCACCACGGTGGTCACCCGCATCGCGCGGCTGGAACGGGAAGGTGTGGTGGCCGGTTACGGCGTGCGCCTGGGACAGCGGCTCGAAGGTTCGGCGGTACGCGCCTATTGCGGCCTGAGCATTCAGCCCAAGACCACCGCGGCCGTGCTGAGTGCGCTGATGCGCATGCCGGAGGTCGAGGAAGCCTCGGCGGTCAGCGGACCTTTCGACTACCTGGTGTTCCTGCGCTGCGAAACCCACGAGCAACTCGATGCGCTGCTCGACCGCATCGGCCTGATCGACGGTGTGAACCAGACGCAGACTTCGATCGTGCTGAGCCGCAAGATCGACCGGCGCGGCACGCTCGCGGCGCCCGGATGAAGCGTTACATGGGCTAGATCCGCTCGAGGATCAGCACGGTGAAGAAGCCGCCCGCCGCCAGCAGCGTCCACTTCAGCACCACCCAGCCATAACGCTTGAAGCGCGGCTGGCCCGTGCCGATGTAGAACGCGAAAGACACGGCCGCAGATAGCAGCAACAGCAGGATGGCCCAACGGAAAAGCAGCATCGGAAGACCTGCGCGGGCCTACCAGGCGCGGGCGAGTTGCGCGAAGCCGCGCGGCGCGCGTTTCTCGTCTTCGAAGGTGACGATCTCGTAGGCGTCGGGCTGCGCCAGCAGGGCGCGCAGCAGCTTGTTGTTCATCGCGTGGCCCGAGCGGAAGGCGCTGTAGGCGGCCAGCAGCGGCTTGCCGACGAGGTACAGGTCGCCCATGGCGTCGAGGATCTTGTGCTTGACGAATTCGTCGTCGTAGCGCAGGCCGTCGGCGTTCAGCACCTTGTAATCGTCCATCACGATGGCGTTGTCCAGGCCGCCGCCGAGCGCCAGGCCGTTGGCGCGCATCATCTCCACGTCCTTGGTGAAGCCGAAGGTGCGCGCCCGGGCGATGTCGCGCGAATACGAACCTTCGCCCATGTCGAACTCGACACGCTGGCCGGTGGAGTCCACGGCGGGATGGTCGAAGTCGATCTCGAAGCTGAGCTTGTAGCCGTGGTAGGGATCGAGCCGCGCCCACTTGACGTTGGCGCCCTCGCCTTCGCGCACCTCCACGGGTTGGACGATGCGCATGAAACGCTTGGGCGCGCGCTGCAACTCGATGCCCGCGCTCTGCAGCAGGAACACGAAGGAGGAAGCCGAGCCGTCGAGGATCGGCACTTCCTCGGCGCTGATGTCCACGTACAGGTTGTCGATGCCCAGGCCCGCGCAGGCCGACATCAGATGCTCGACCGTGTGCACCTTGGCGCTGCCGGTCGAGATGGTGGAGGCCATGCGCGTGTCCGTCACGGCCATGGCGGAGATCGGAATGTCCACCGGCTCCGGCAGGTCGACCCGGCGAAAGACGATGCCCGTGTCCGGTGCGGCCGGGCGCAGCGTCAACTCGACGCGCTGGCCGCTGTGCAGACCCACGCCGATGGCGCTGGTCAGGGACTTGAGGGTACGTTGCTGCAGCATCCCTTGATTTTACCGGCGCGCCTCATGCGGATGATCGGAATATCCCGATCACCCGCATAGGCAAGCTCAATCGGCTTGCTTGCGCAGGAAGGCTGGAATCTCGTAGTCGTCCATGCCGCCCGAAGACAGCGCGTCCACGCGTGCGCTGGCCTGCGTGCGGTTCGGCGTGCGCCACACGGCCGGGCCGCGCAGCGAGTCGTAGTCGGGTGTCGCGACGCCCGTCCCGCCCAGGCCGGTGGCCATGCCACCGCCGAGGTTCGGGATCTGGTAGCCGACGTTGTCGGTGCCGGTGCGTTGCACCACCTGCAGCGGAGGCGCCGTGCGGCGCGCGCCCTGGCGGCTCAGGCCGGTGGCGACCACGGTCACGCGGATCTGGTCACCCAGGCTGTCGTCGTAGGCCGTGCCGTAGATCACATGCGCGTCGGGCGAAGCGTAGGCGCGGATGGTGTTCATGGCCAGGCGCGATTCGTTCAGCTTCAGCGAACCCTTGGCGGCGGTGATCAGCACCAGCACGCCCTTGGCGCCCGACAGGTCGATGCCTTCGAGCAGCGGGCAGGCCACGGCCTGTTCGGCGGCGATGCGCGCGCGGTCCGGGCCTTCGGCCACGGCCGTGCCCATCATGGCCTTGCCGGGTTCACCCATCACGGTGCGCACGTCTTCGAAGTCGACGTTCACATGGCCGGGCACGTTGATGATTTCGGCAATGCCGCCCACGGCGTTCTTCAGCACGTCGTTGGCATAGGCGAAGGCCTGGTCCTGCGTGACGTCTTCGCCCAGCACTTCGAGCAGCTTCTCGTTGAGCACCACGATCAGCGAGTCGACGTTGGCTTCGAGCTCGGTCAGGCCGGTGTCGGCATTGGCCATGCGCTTCGGGCCTTCGAACTCGAAGGGCTTGGTGATCACGCCCACGGTCAGGATGCCCATTTCCTTGGCCACGCGGGCGATCACGGGCGCAGCGCCGGTGCCGGTGCCGCCGCCCATGCCGGCGGTAATGAACAGCATGTGGGCGCCGGCGATCGCCGCGCGGATGTCGTCCACGGCGAGTTCCGCGGCCTCACGGCCCTTGTCGGGCTTGCTGCCCGCGCCCAGGCCGCTCTGGCCGAGCTGGATGGTCTTGTGCGCGACGCTGCGGCCCAGGGCCTGGGCGTCGGTGTTGGCGCTGATGAATTCCACGCCTTGCACGGCGCAGCCGATCATGTGTTCGACGGCATTGCCGCCGCCACCGCCGACGCCGATCACCTTGATCTGGGTGCCGAGGTTGAATTCTTCGACTTCAATCATTTCGATAGGCATGTTTTTCTCCTGATGTTCCATTAAGTGCAGTTGCTTGTTTTGAAGGGTTCGGTCTGGTCTTATTTTTTTGAAAGAGGCATCAACACCTCCACGGGGGATGGCAGTGACGCCATCGCCCAGTCAGAAAAGGGGGGCTGCCGCGGGCGAGCCAGAGTTTGTCGTTCATGGCCTAGAAGTTCCCCACGAACCAGTCCTTGACCCGGCCGACGGCGGTCTTCATCGAGCCGTTTTTCTGCGCCACCTTGAAGCCGCGCAGGCGGCCGATGCGCGCTTCTTCGAGCAGGCCCATCACGGTGGCGGCGCGTGGCTGCGACACCATGTCGGACAAGGCGCCCGCATACTTGGGCACGCCGCGGCGCACCGGCTTGAGGAAGATGTCCTCCCCGAGTTCGACCATGCCCGGCATGATCACGCTGCCGCCGGTGAGCACGATGCCCGAGGACAGCACTTCTTCGAAGCCCGACTCACGGATCACCTGTTGCACCAGCGAATAGATTTCCTCGACACGCGGCTCGATCACGCCGGCCAGCGCCTGCTTGCTCAGCATGCGCGGGCCACGGTCGCCGAGGCCGGGCACTTCCACCTGCGCGTCGGGATCGGCCAGCAATTGCTTGGCATAGCCGCTTTCGACCTTGATGTCTTCCGCGTCCTTGGTCGGCGTGCGCAGCGCCATCGCGATGTCGCTGGTGATCAGGTCGCCGGCGATCGGGATCACGGCCGTGTGGCGGATCGCGCCGTTGGTGAAGATCGCCACGTCGGTGGTGCCGGCGCCGATGTCCACCAGCGCCACGCCGAGTTCGCGTTCGTCCTCGGTCAGCACCGAAAGACTGCTGGCCAGCGGGTTCAGCATCAGTTGGTCCACGTCCAGGCCGCAGCGGCGCACGCACTTAATGATGTTCTCGGCCGCACTTTGCGCGCCGGTGACGATGTGCACCTTGGCTTCCAGGCGGATGCCGCTCATGCCGATCGGCTCCTTCACGTCCTGGCCATCGATCACGAATTCCTGCGGCTCGACCAGCAGCAGGCGCTGGTCGGTGCTGATGTTGATGGCCTTGGCCGTCTCGACCACGCGCGCCACGTCGGCGGCCGTGACCTCGCGGTCCTTCACCGCCACCATGCCGCTCGAATTGATGCCGCGGATGTGGCTGCCGGTGATGCCGGTGTAGACGTGCGAGATCTTGCAGTCGGCCATCAGCTCGGCCTCCTTCAGCGCGAGCTGGATGCTCTGCACCGTGGCGTCGATGTTGACCACCACGCCGCGCTTCAAGCCGTTGCTCGGCGCCACGCCGAAGCCGGCCAGCTTCAATTCACCGCCCGACATGACCTCGGCCACCACCACCATCACCTTGGCGGTGCCGATGTCGAGTCCGACGACCAGATCCTTGTACTCTTTTGCCATAAGTGCGTCCTGTATTCCCGTATTCGTTCTGCTCAGTGCGTCGTTGTTGCTGTTTTCTTCTTGGGCGGCGGTGGTGCCGTCCCTGTGCTCACCCCGCGCATGCGCAACGCATAACCCTCGCCATACCGCAGGTCGGCGCGTTCCACCGCCTCGACCGTGCGCCCATATTGCCCCGCCACCTGGCTGATGGTGGCGATGAAACGTTGTGCGCGCTGCACGATCTCGTCGCTCGTGCCGCGCCCGAGTTCGATCACCGCGCCGCCGTCGGTGGCCACGCGCCAGCCACCGCGGTTGCTCAGGTCCACCTCTTCCAGGCCCACGTCGAGCGGCTCGAACAGCGGCGCGAGCACGCGGTACATGCCCAGCACCTGGCCCGACTCCTCGGCCGGCCCGGTCAGGCGCGGCAGATCTTCGCGCTCGACCTCGTCCACGTTGGCCTCGAAGATCTCGCCGTAGTTGTTGAGCAGCCGCGACTCGCCTTCCGGCCCCCAATAGGCCGCCGCCTGGTGCTCCTGCAGGATCACGCGCAGGTGGTTGGGGAACTCGCGCCGCACCACGGCCTGACGCACCCAGGGCACGGTCTCGAAGGCGCTCTTGGTGGCGGCCAGGTCGATCGTGAAGAAGTTGCCGCGCACCTTGTTGGCGATGTTGGCGCGCAGCGTCAATGCGTTGTTGTGGCTGACTTCGCCCTGCACGGTGATGCCCGAGATGGTGAACATCGGCTGGCGCAGCGCCCACCACACGCCACTGGCCAGCAACAGCACGGCAAAGCCCAGGAACAGGACCGAAGCGGTCGCGTTCATGAGCTTGACGTCCGTCGGCACGGCCAGCTGGGGTCTCATGGCTGAGGCGCTCCCGGTGCGTTGTCCAGCGCCGCGGCCTGCAAGAGCCGCAGGCACAGGGCTTCGTACGACAGGCCGGCGGCACGGGCCGACATCGGCACCAGCGAATGGCTGGTCATGCCGGGCGAGGTGTTGATCTCCAGCAGGTAGGGCTTGCGCGTGGCCTTGTCGATCATCACGTCGATGCGCCCCCAGCCGCGGCAGCCGAGCACGCGGTAGGCCTTGAGCACCAGAGCCTGGATCGCCTCCTCTTCGCCGGCGGGCAGGCCGCAGGGCACCAGGTACTGCGTGGTGTCGGTGAAGTACTTGTTCTGGTAGTCGTAGTTGCCTTCGGGCGCGACGATGCGGATCACCGGCAGGGCCTGCGCCTCGTCCCCGGTGCCCAGCACCGGGCAGGTCACCTCGTCGCCTTCGATGAACGCCTCGCACAGCACCTGCGAATCGAGGCGCAGCACGGCGTCCACCGCTTCCACCATGCCCGAGTAGCCCTCGACCTTGTTCACGCCGATGGAAGAACCTTCGCGCGCCGGCTTGACGATCACCGGCAGGCCGAGCTCGTCCGGCACCTCGATCACCTGGCGCCGGTCGATGCTGCCCTGGGCGAGCAGGCGGTATTTCGGCGTCGGCACGCCCTCGGCGATCCAGACCCGCTTGGTCATGATCTTGTCGATGGCGATGCTCGACGCCATCACGCCCGAGCCGGTGTAGGGAATGCCCAGCAGTTCAAGCGCACCCTGCACCGTGCCGTCCTCGCCGAAGCGGCCGTGCAGCGCGATGAAACAGCGCGCGAAGCCCTCGCGCTTGAGCTCGACCAGATCCCGCTCGGCCGGGTCGAACGCATGCGCGTCCACCCCCTGGCTGCGCAGTGCGGCCAGCACGCCGGTGCCCGACATCAGCGACACCTCGCGCTCGGCCGAAGCGCCGCCCATGAGTACGGCAACCTTACCCAGATTTGAATGATTTTGGCCTGTAGCGCTCATTCTTCCACCGCCTGCAGCTCTTTTTTCGATAGCAGATCGACCAGCTTGCCGGGCACGGCGCCGATCGAGCCCGCGCCCATGCACAACACCACGTCGCCGCCCTGTGCCGCGTCGAAGATGCTCTGCGGCATGGCGGCGATGTCGTCGACGAAGACCGGCTCCACGCGGCCGGCCACACGCAGGGCCCGTGCCAGCGCGCGGCCGTCGGCCGCGACGATCGGCGCTTCACCGGCCGCATAGACCTCGGACAGCAGCACGATGTCGGCCTCGCCGATGACCTTGACGAAATCCTCGAAGCAGTCGCGCGTGCGGCTGTAGCGGTGCGGCTGGAAGGCCAGCACCAGCCGCCGGCCCGGGAACGCGCCGCGCGCGGCGGCCAGCGTGGCCGCCATCTCCACCGGATGGTGGCCGTAGTCGTCGACCACGGTGAAGCTGCCGCCGTCGCGTGCCGTGCATTCGCCGTAGGCCTGGAAGCGCCGGCCCACGCCCTGGAAAGTGGCCAGCGCCCGCTGCACCGCCGCATCGGGCACGTTGAGTTCGACCGCCACGGCGATCGCCGACAGCGCATTCAACACGTTGTGCCGGCCAGGAAGGTTGAGCACGACGGCCAGGTCCGGCAGGGTCACGCCATTGCGCCGCTGCACGTTGAAATGCATCTGGCCGCCGACGGCGCGCACGTCGATCGCGCGCACCTGGGCACCCTCGTCGAAGCCATAGCTCGTGACCGGGCAGGTCACGTCGGGCAGGATCTCGCGGATCGCCGGGTCGTCGGTACACAGGATGGCCGTGCCGTAGAAGGGCATGCGGTGCAGGAAGTCGACGAAGGCCTTCTTCAGGTTGCCGAAATCGTGGCCGTAGGTCTCCATGTGGTCGGCGTCGATGTTGGTCACCACCGCCATCACCGGCAGCAGGTGCAGGAAGGAGGCATCGGATTCGTCGGCCTCGACCACGATGTAGTCGCCGCTGCCCAGGCGCGCATTGGCACCGGCACTGTTGAGGCGGCCGCCGATGACGAAGGTCGGATCGAGCCCGGCCTCGACCAGCACGCTGGCCACCAGGCTGGTGGTCGTGGTCTTGCCGTGCGTGCCGGCGATGGCGATGCCCTGCTTCAGGCGCATCAGCTCGGCCAGCATCAGCGCGCGCGGCACGATGGGCACACGGTTCTCGCGCGCAGCCAGCACCTCGGGGTTGTCGGCCTTCACGGCCGTGGACGTGACGATGGCATCGGCACCTTGCACGTTCGCCGGGTCGTGGCCGACGAAGGTGTGGATGCCCAGCCCCGCGAGTCGGCGCAGCGTCGCGCTGTCGCTCTGGTCGGAGCCGGAGACGGTGTAGCCGAGCTTGTGGATCACTTCGGCGATGGCGGACATGCCCGAACCACCGATGCCCACGAAATGCAGATGACGGACGGCATGCTTCATTTGGCTAGCTCCTCGCAGGCTGCGACCACGGCTTCGGTGGCGCCGATCTTTTGCATCTTCTTGGCTTTCAGGGCGCATTGCAGCAAGGTGCTGCGCTCCATTTTGTTGAGCATGGCCGCCAGCCCCACCGGGGTCAGCTCCTTTTGCGGGATCAACCAGCCGCCGCCCTGCTCGACGAGGAACCTGGCGTTGGTGGTCTGGTGGTCGTCCACCGCCGCGGGAAACGGCACGAACAGCGCGGCCACGCCCACGGCGGCGAGTTCGGTCACGGTGCTGGCGCCGGCGCGACAGATCACCATGTCGGCCTCGGCATAGGCCCGGGCGGTGTCGTCGATGAAAGGCGTGAGTTCGGCCTGCACGCCGGCGTCGGCGTAGCTGGCGCGCAGTTCGTCGATCTGCTTGGCGCCGCTCTGGTGCAGCACGATCGGACGCCGGTCTTCGGGAATCATGGCCAGGGCCTTGGGCACGGTGTCGTTGAGCGCACGCGCGCCCAGGCTGCCGCCCACCACGAGCAGCTTCAACGGCCCGCTGCGTCCGGCAAAACGCTCGGCCGGGCCGGGCTGGCACAGGAACGGCGCGCGCAGCGGATTGCCGACCCACGCGGCCTTGGGCCAGACGTTGGGGAACGCAGTGAACACCCGGTCGGCCACGCCCGACAGCACCTTGTTGACCAGGCCGGGCACGGAGTTCTGTTCGTGCAGCACCAGCGACTTGCCGAGCAGTACGCCCATCATGCCGCCGGGGAACGCGATGTAGCCGCCCATGCTCAGCACCACGTCGGGCTGCACACGGCGCACCACCTTGATGCTTTGCCAGAAGGCGCGCAACAGCCGCAGCGGCAGCAGCGCCAGGGTCGCCAGGCTCTTGCCGCGCACGCCGGAGAAGTCGATGGCCTCGAAGGCGAAACCCCGCGGCGGCACGAGCTGGCTTTCCATGCTGCCGGGCACGCCCAGCCAGTGCACGCGCCAGCCACGTTCGCGCAGGGCCTCGGCCACGGCCAGGCCCGGGAAGATGTGCCCTCCCGTGCCGCCAGCCATGACGAGGGCGCAGTGTTGGGTCATGCCCTGCCTCCGTGCATCACTGCGCCGCCCACCACGTTCGCGGTGCTGCCCATTGGGGTGAAATCGGTGTGACTCATGCGCGTATCCCATGCATCAGTTGCCGATTTTCGAAGTCGATCCGCAACACCACGGCCAGCGCAATCAGGTTCCACAGGATCGCCGAGCCGCCGAAGCTCATCAGCGGCAGGGTCAGGCCCTTGGTCGGCAGCGCGCCCAGGTTCACGCCCATGTTGATGAAGGTCTGGAAACCCATCCAGATGCCGACGCCCTGCGCCACCAGGCCCGCGAACAGGCGGTCCAGCGCGATGGCCTGGCGGCCGATGTGCATGATCCGGCGGATCAGCCAGAAGAACAGGCCGATCACCACCACCATGCCGACCAGGCCGAATTCCTCGCCGATCACGGCCAGCAGGAAGTCGGTGTGGGCCTCGGGCAGCCAACTGAGCTTTTCGATGCTGCCGCCCAGCCCCACGCCGAAAATCTCACCGCGGCCGATGGCGATCAGCGAATGCGTGAGCTGGTAGCCCTTGCCCAGCGCATTGGTGTCGCTCCACGGATCGAGGTAGGCGAAGATGCGCGCCCGACGGTAGTCGTTGAAGGCGATCATCAGGCAGAACGCGCCCGTGAGGATGGTGGCGATCAGGAAGAACATGCGCGCGTTCACGCCGCCCAGGAACAGGATGCCCATGGCGATCACGGCGATCACCATGAACGCACCCATGTCGGGTTCGGCCAGCAGCAGGATGCCGATCACGCCGACGGCCACGCCCATCGGCAACACGGCACGCCAGAAGTTTTCCTTCACGTCCATCTTGCGCACCATGTAGTCGGCGGCATACAGCACCACGGCGAACTTGGCCATCTCGGAGGGCTGGAAGTTCATGATGCCCAGGGGCAGCCAGCGCCGCGCACCATAGACCACGCGGCCCACGCCAGGCACCAGCACCAGTACCAACAGGATCAGCGAAAACACGAACAGCCACGGCGCCCAGCGCTCCCAGGTGCGCATGGGCACCTGGAAGGTGATCAGCGCGGCCACGAAGGCCACGCCGAGAAACGCGGCATGCCGGATCAGGAAGAAGTTGTGCGTGTAGTTGGCGAACCGCGGGTTGTCGGGCATGGCGATCGACGCGGAATACACCATCACCAGGCCCCAGGCCAGCAGCGCCACCGTGACCCACAGCAACGGCTGGTCGAAACCCTTCACGTGTTTGGGCTGGC of the Rhodoferax koreense genome contains:
- the lpxC gene encoding UDP-3-O-acyl-N-acetylglucosamine deacetylase, whose protein sequence is MLQQRTLKSLTSAIGVGLHSGQRVELTLRPAAPDTGIVFRRVDLPEPVDIPISAMAVTDTRMASTISTGSAKVHTVEHLMSACAGLGIDNLYVDISAEEVPILDGSASSFVFLLQSAGIELQRAPKRFMRIVQPVEVREGEGANVKWARLDPYHGYKLSFEIDFDHPAVDSTGQRVEFDMGEGSYSRDIARARTFGFTKDVEMMRANGLALGGGLDNAIVMDDYKVLNADGLRYDDEFVKHKILDAMGDLYLVGKPLLAAYSAFRSGHAMNNKLLRALLAQPDAYEIVTFEDEKRAPRGFAQLARAW
- the ruvC gene encoding crossover junction endodeoxyribonuclease RuvC; its protein translation is MRLLGIDPGLQTTGFGVIDVDGSALTYVASGTIKTTHLDLGELPARLKVLFDGIREVTARYEPDAASVEIIFVNVNPQSTLLLGQARGACITALVSNNLPVSEYTALQMKKAIVGHGRADKSQVQEMVKRLLKLPVLPGKDAADALGMAITHAHVGHAMARLAAATPLARKTSGMYRDGRTH
- a CDS encoding methyl-accepting chemotaxis protein; translation: MPLFNRLSIRARLYFSMVFSLLALVLIGAMGYVALDSTRGTMTELLTQKVPALTDVGDLRTTLGQVRRLEKDVIISGNNAVEVAALRESWGKSLAALRTGMATLRKRQASDAGFVKGIDGVTALLKQYEDGIAPVLEQIERAQIDGAVAGAYADRVKAHMENADKLLSELVAASRSQMQAAQQGLEERTAMLAGWLAAILALSLAVLIPLTLFSVRAISRSLARASALADRIAQGDLSVDVDTSAQDEVGQLVQAMARMQESLRGLVREVQSAGESISLASSEIASGNQDLSERTEQTANNLQQAASSMAELMDGAEKSGSASRQANTFASTAAEVAERGGNVVSQVVRTMDEINTSSRKIADIIGVIDGIAFQTNILALNAAVEAARAGEQGRGFAVVASEVRGLAQRSAQAAKEIRDLIGASVERVQGGARLVGDAGQTMDEIVKSVRQVTGIMGELAASAAEQGRGIGEISGSIQQLDQMTQQNAALVEQSAAASASLADQAVQLSRAVRLFKLNPQGTRSVAEAPGLGHAAPLRLSPG
- a CDS encoding saccharopine dehydrogenase C-terminal domain-containing protein; the encoded protein is MNTSTTFRRTVTVLGAGKIGFAIALLLRRSGAYEVCVADQDAGSLRRLQALGFEVALIENGDDDASLRQAVTGRFAVLNALPFHRAVAVAAVCAAEGVHYFDLTEDVQSTQAIRGLAKGARSVLMPQCGLAPGFIGVVGNDLAGRFDRVLDLRMRVGALPRYPLNTLRYNLTWSTEGLINEYCNPCEALVDGMPVQVPALEGLETFALDGVEYEAFNTSGGLGTLTETLRGRARNVDYKSVRYPGHCAIMKLLLNDLRLRDRRDLLKDIFEAAIPATEQDVIVVFATASGYRGQRLIQESYSARIVGQPLDGQTLSAIQLTTAAGICCAIDLVAQEVLPTAGFVGQEQMTLDAFLHNRFGCVYAESRMPASVLA
- the ftsZ gene encoding cell division protein FtsZ; this translates as MPIEMIEVEEFNLGTQIKVIGVGGGGGNAVEHMIGCAVQGVEFISANTDAQALGRSVAHKTIQLGQSGLGAGSKPDKGREAAELAVDDIRAAIAGAHMLFITAGMGGGTGTGAAPVIARVAKEMGILTVGVITKPFEFEGPKRMANADTGLTELEANVDSLIVVLNEKLLEVLGEDVTQDQAFAYANDVLKNAVGGIAEIINVPGHVNVDFEDVRTVMGEPGKAMMGTAVAEGPDRARIAAEQAVACPLLEGIDLSGAKGVLVLITAAKGSLKLNESRLAMNTIRAYASPDAHVIYGTAYDDSLGDQIRVTVVATGLSRQGARRTAPPLQVVQRTGTDNVGYQIPNLGGGMATGLGGTGVATPDYDSLRGPAVWRTPNRTQASARVDALSSGGMDDYEIPAFLRKQAD
- a CDS encoding Lrp/AsnC family transcriptional regulator, with translation MATLDDTDRRLLSLLQANAREPVAELARKLKLARTTVVTRIARLEREGVVAGYGVRLGQRLEGSAVRAYCGLSIQPKTTAAVLSALMRMPEVEEASAVSGPFDYLVFLRCETHEQLDALLDRIGLIDGVNQTQTSIVLSRKIDRRGTLAAPG
- the ftsA gene encoding cell division protein FtsA, giving the protein MAKEYKDLVVGLDIGTAKVMVVVAEVMSGGELKLAGFGVAPSNGLKRGVVVNIDATVQSIQLALKEAELMADCKISHVYTGITGSHIRGINSSGMVAVKDREVTAADVARVVETAKAINISTDQRLLLVEPQEFVIDGQDVKEPIGMSGIRLEAKVHIVTGAQSAAENIIKCVRRCGLDVDQLMLNPLASSLSVLTEDERELGVALVDIGAGTTDVAIFTNGAIRHTAVIPIAGDLITSDIAMALRTPTKDAEDIKVESGYAKQLLADPDAQVEVPGLGDRGPRMLSKQALAGVIEPRVEEIYSLVQQVIRESGFEEVLSSGIVLTGGSVIMPGMVELGEDIFLKPVRRGVPKYAGALSDMVSQPRAATVMGLLEEARIGRLRGFKVAQKNGSMKTAVGRVKDWFVGNF